In Apium graveolens cultivar Ventura chromosome 10, ASM990537v1, whole genome shotgun sequence, the following are encoded in one genomic region:
- the LOC141693821 gene encoding 3'-5' exonuclease-like, whose amino-acid sequence MSAKYNVNFQGNIIVTTVTTKASDVDEWLHNIQSTYHGKTSVVGLDCEWRPHIIRSMSNITATLQLCIDKKCLIVQMFYLDYIPQSLKDFFTDPKFTFVGVEVQDDALKIENEYGLRVASTADIQALAMARWASRFVRKPGLKGLARGVAELNMEKPKHVSMSNWEAVNLNVQQIEYACIDDFASYKIGHKLLEEI is encoded by the coding sequence ATGTCAGCTAAATACAATGTGAATTTCCAAGGAAACATAATAGTAACAACAGTAACAACCAAGGCTTCAGATGTAGATGAATGGCTACACAACATTCAATCAACCTACCACGGCAAAACCAGCGTCGTAGGCCTCGACTGCGAGTGGAGGCCCCACATCATTCGTTCGATGAGCAACATAACCGCAACGTTACAGTTATGCATTGACAAAAAATGTCTCATAGTCCAAATGTTCTACTTGGACTACATTCCTCAGTCTCTCAAGGATTTTTTCACTGATCCTAAATTTACTTTTGTCGGTGTCGAAGTACAAGATGATGCGCTTAAAATTGAAAATGAGTATGGTTTGAGGGTTGCCAGTACTGCTGATATTCAAGCTTTGGCTATGGCTCGTTGGGCTTCACGGTTCGTGAGAAAGCCGGGGTTGAAAGGGCTTGCGAGAGGTGTTGCTGAGTTAAACATGGAGAAACCGAAACATGTTAGTATGAGTAACTGGGAGGCTGTTAATCTTAATGTGCAGCAGATTGAGTATGCTTGTATTGATGATTTTGCTTCTTACAAAATTGGACACAAGCTTCTCGAAGAAATTTAA